One Littorina saxatilis isolate snail1 linkage group LG12, US_GU_Lsax_2.0, whole genome shotgun sequence genomic region harbors:
- the LOC138982782 gene encoding uncharacterized protein has protein sequence MRMTDVPRSREEFEQRSFTEKSKIKKKLLQNVYDSAVKIELGYLTPQMQPHVSLGKITQMQILVRTGTATEESAVGELLYYLQKGLIPKPSWWENLETVFSDHYYELYIAMNPWDENPRVDNPAPICPPQTNTVHPGMPSTSQGRQIDHSQNQQQTRGEETTGQQVCRSENGNTEGQAATNIYINKVNMLEINQGTQFPRSPNTGVPSEDFSCRAAQARRNEDENVSNMSQQELQQLSGGAQSSETALEMTTSESSSNCSEGQPDPWNDQAHETHLKSTAAVQESGEQESEIPRGEASNAIPAPCDDQSQDSGLKHTVVVNEEPTTRPVPWVDQAHETDLKHTASVPEEQVINFEARNIGSKEQSVTRIDLGQDTDPQHTDTVCEESFGHPAPWDDQAQGTDLKAVYTLEEQEAEMLAEDSLHVGPEGLHTFWDNQAHERDLKHTGTVNEESEVFTGKAASTSRSVRNHPPLDAKTQETDSKQSVSIHGAISNTLEGDVSSLSSKTDPASSKEQRQETDTGYTVTVPKESSPEPITGEAPMSFSGVETVSADNQVRFNRTSNRSSLSAEIWLRKLQPRKLIVPCL, from the exons ACACAGATGCAGATCCTTGTAAGGACAGGCACAGCCACTGAGGAATCGGCGGTGGGAGAACTTCTTTATTACCTTCAAAAAGGCCTCATACCCAAACCATCGTGGTGGGAGAATCTGGAAACTGTTTTCAGTGACCATTACTACGAACTTTACATAGCCATGA ATCCCTGGGATGAGAACCCTAGGGTAGACAACCCGGCACCAATATGTCCACCACAGACCAACACTGTTCACCCCGGCATGCCCTCGACCAGCCAAGGCAGGCAGATTGACCACAGCCAGAATCAGCAGCAGACCAGAGGAGAAGAAACCACAGGTCAGCAGGTCTGTCGAAGTGAGAACGGGAATACTGAAGGCCAGGCAGCCACGAACATCTACATAAACAAGGTCAACATGCTGGAGATAAACCAAGGCACGCAGTTCCCGCGTTCCCCGAACACTGGAGTTCCTTCAGAGGATTTCTCTTGTAGGGCAGCTCAAGCAAGACGAAACGAAGACGAGAATGTTTCAAACATGTCGCAACAGGAACTGCAGCAGCTTTCTGGCGGTGCACAGTCAAGCGAAACAGCGCTGGAGATGACCACGAGCGAGTCCTCAAGCAACTGCTCTGAAGGACAACCCGATCCTTGGAATGACCAGGCACACGAGACGCATCTCAAGTCGACAGCTGCCGTTCAAGAGTCCGGAGAACAGGAATCAGAGATACCCAGAGGAGAAGCCTCAAACGCCATCCCAGCACCCTGCGACGACCAAAGTCAAGATTCAGGCCTCAAACACACTGTCGTCGTAAATGAAGAACCTACGACACGCCCTGTACCTTGGGTTGACCAGGCACACGAGACAGACCTCAAACACACAGCTTCTGTTCCCGAAGAACAGGTGATCAATTTTGAAGCCCGAAACATTGGCTCCAAAGAACAGTCTGTAACACGGATTGACCTAGGTCAAGATACAGACCCCCAACACACTGACACCGTCTGTGAAGAATCTTTTGGACACCCCGCTCCTTGGGATGACCAGGCTCAAGGGACAGACCTGAAAGCCGTATACACTCTCGAAGAACAGGAAGCCGAGATGCTCGCTGAAGACTCCTTACACGTGGGCCCAGAAGGACTACATACATTCTGGGACAACCAGGCTCACGAGAGAGATCTCAAACACACTGGTACTGTAAATGAAGAATCAGAAGTATTTACAGGAAAAGCTGCGTCCACCAGCCGATCAGTTAGAAACCATCCTCCCTTGGATGCCAAAACTCAGGAGACGGACAGCAAACAGTCTGTCAGTATCCATGGAGCAATCTCGAACACATTGGAAGGAGATGTTTCAAGTCTTAGCTCCAAAACTGATCCAGCTTCCTCAAAAGAGCAAAGACAGGAAACAGACACTGGATATACTGTCACCGTCCCCAAAGAGTCATCCCCAGAACCAATTACAGGGGAAGCTCCAATGAGTTTCTCTGGAGTAGAAACAGTTTCTGCGGACAACCAGGTTAGGTTTAACAGAACTTCAAACAGATCGTCCCTGTCTGCAGAGATTTGGCTTCGGAAGCTTCAGCCAAGAAAACTCATCGTCCCATGCCTGTAG